A stretch of DNA from Yoonia sp. G8-12:
TAGCGCCAGCCTTGGAAGGCCCGCTTTGGTGTCGCCTCGACCCGGATCAGACCAGGTTTGCAGACGATGGCACAGCGGCGGATATCATCAGCGCCGATGTATTCATCGAGTCGCAGGATCGGTTGGCGGCACAGGATCACGCCTTTGATGACCCAGAAAATTGATCCGCCGTTCAGGATTTCATCGCCGCGTTTGGGCCACATACGGGTGATGTGGCGTGGCAGCGCGTCTTCGGTCTGCGCACGCTTTGTTGCCTGCCATGCAGCTAGGTCGGCCATGTCTTCGGTGCCGACTGATAGCTTAAGAATGTGGACAGTTTTAGACATCAATCCCCCCGGGATGTGAGTTAGGTAATGCGTAAAGACCAAGCATCAAGGCACGCCTCAAAAAAGGTTTATGTGGTGGGCGGATTGAGATCAACCACTATATGTGGTATCTGTCATCTGCGGCGATTTTGACCTGCATTTGCCATTTCAAACCGACGACCCAACCCGTAAGATGTACGCCTGCCTGCTGACCTTTTGGAGATTCCCCGCCATGACCGCGTTTACCACCCCTATTGCCGAACAGATCTGGGACATGAAGTACCGGTTCAAAGATGCGGGTGGCCATCCGATTGACGAAACGGTCGAGGATACATGGCGGCGCATTGCCAGTGCGCTGGCGGTGGTCGAGGACGATCCCAAGGCGTGGGAAAGCAAGTTTTTTGACGCGCTGGCGGATTTCAAATATCTGCCCGCAGGCCGCATTACGGCAGGTGCAGGCACGGCGCGGTCTGTGACGCTGTTTAACTGTTTTGTCATGGGCACGGTGCCGGACAGCATGGGCGGTATCTTTGATATGCTCAAAGAGGCGGCACTGACGATGCAGCAGGGGGGCGGGATCGGTTATGATTTCTCCACCATTCGCCCCAAGGGCGCGAGCGTGATGGGTGTGGCGGCGGACGCCTCTGGTCCGTTGTCGTTCATGGATGTCTGGGATGCGATGTGCCGCACGATCATGTCTGCCGGTTCGCGCCGGGGTGCGATGATGGCGACGATGCGTTGCGACCACCCCGATGTTGAGGATTTCATCACCGCCAAGTCTGATCCTGCGCGTCTGCGCATGTTCAACATGTCGGTGCTCATCACTGATCCGTTCATGGATGCGGTGAAGGCGGATAAACCTTGGGATTTGGTCTTTGGTGGTCAGGTCTATCGCTCGGTGCAGGCGCGTGATCTGTGGGATGCGATCATGCGGTCAACCTATGACTATGCCGAACCCGGTGTGATTTTCATCGACCGTATTAACCAGATGAACAACCTGAGCTATTGCGAGACTATCGCGGCGACAAACCCCTGTGGCGAGCAGCCCTTGCCGCCTTATGGCGCCTGTTTGCTGGGGTCGATCAATATGGCGCGTCTGGTGAGTGATCCTTTCGCGGATGGTGCGGTCTTGGATGAGGACGCGCTTATCGACCTTGTCGCGACTGCCGTACGTATGATGGATAACGTGGTTGATGCCTCGCGCTTTCCGCTTGAAGCGCAGCAGGCCGAGGCGAAGGCCAAGCGCCGCATCGGTTTGGGCGTGACGGGGCTGGCGGATGCACTCTTGATGGTGGGCCTACGCTATGGATCCGAAGAGGCGGCAGCGCAGACCGATAAATGGATGCACCAGATTGCGCGTGCGGCCTATCTTGCTTCGGTGGATCTGGCCAAGGAAAAGGGCGCGTTCCCGCTTTTTGATGCGGACAAGTTTCTGGCGAGTGGCGCAATGCAGCACATGGATGAGGATGTGAGGGAGGCTATCCGTCAAAATGGCATACGAAACGCGCTTTTGACGTCGATTGCGCCGACAGGCACGATTAGCCTTTATGCAGGCAACGTGTCGTCCGGGATCGAACCCGTGTTCGCCTATGCCTACACGCGCAAGGTTTTGCAAAAAGACGGATCGCGCACCGAGGAAGAGGTCGTCGATTACGCGGTTCAGATGTGGCGTGAGCTGAAGGGTGACGCACCGTTGCCAGATTACTTCGTGAATGCGCAGACGCTCGCCCCGCTCGATCATGTGCGGATGCAGGCTGCGGCGCAGAAGTGGATCGACAGCTCGATTTCGAAGACGATCAACTGCCCCGAAGATATCAGCTTTGATGACTTCAAAGAGGTCTATATGGCCGCGTGGGATCAGGGCTGTAAGGGTTGTACGACATACCGCCCCAATGATGTGACAGGATCGGTTCTGTCGGTGTCCGATGACGCGACCCCCGCAGAGGTGCCGGCCCAGATCCATACCGAGGATGGCGGCGCGGAGGTGGTTTATATGTCCGAACCGCTGGACCGCCCGCAGGAATTGGAAGGCGCGACCTATAAGCTCAAATGGCCTGACAGCGAGCATGCGATCTATATCACCGTGAACGATCTGGTGATTGCGGGGCATCGCCGCCCGTTTGAGGTATTTATCAACTCCAAGAACATGGAGCATTTCGCTTGGACCGTTGCGCTCACACGCATGATCTCGGCGGTGTTCCGGCGCGGGGGTGATGTGTCTTTCGTTGTTGAGGAACTCAAGGCCGTGTTTGATCCGCGTGGCGGCGCATGGATGCAGGGCAAATATGTCCCGTCCATTCTTGCCGCCATTGGGGGCGTGATTGAAAAACACATGGTCGCTACCGGATTTTTGGCAGGCGAGGGGATGGGCCTGAAGGCTGATCCGCAAGCGGATGTTGTTGCCATCAACGGTGGGCCGCGCGGCAAGGCCTGTTCGTCTTGCGGGTCTTATGACTTGCGCATGGTCGAGGGCTGCATGACCTGCGGGTCCTGCGGCTATTCCAAGTGCGGCTAGACCGGATTTCGCCGTAGGAGCCACACAAAGAACACACCACCGATCAACCCGGTGACGATCCCGATGGGAATGTCATCGGGGGCCATCACGGTGCGCGCGAAAATATCCGCCCAAAGCAGGAAAATCGCGCCGCAAAGCGCCGACACTGGCAGAACGCGGGTGTAATCGCCGCCGACGATCAGCCGGACGATATGCGGGATCATCAGGCCGACAAAGCCGATAATCCCTGAAAAGGCGACCATGACGCCCGTGATCATCGCCCCGACAACAAACACCGTCAGCCGGAACCGCCCGACAGGGATGCCGAGGGTGGCTGCGGTTTCATCCCCGACGGTCATGGCGTTGAGGTTGCCTGCATTGGCCCAAAGATACGCGCCGCAGAGAAGCAGGATGATCAGTGGATAAATCAACTGGCTCCATTGGGCGAGGCCGAGACCGCCAAGCATCCAGAAGACAACCGTATGCACCGCGCGGGGATCGCCAAGGAAGATCAGCACGTTCGCCCCTGACATGACGATGAAAGAGACCGCGACGCCCGCCAGCACAAGCCTGTCTGCCGTCGTGGCGGCGGCGAATTGCGCGACGCTCAGCACGATCAGGGTGGCACCAAGTGCGCCAAGGAACGCCATAAACGGCACGGTCAGCAGCCCGATGAAAAGCCCTGTGTGCAGCAGCGCAAGGATGGCCCCGAAAGCGCCGCCCGCCGAGATGCCCAGCAGATGGGGATCGGCCAGTGGGTTACGCGTGACCGCCTGCAGGCTGGCCCCAACGATGGCAAGCCCCGCACCAACCAGACAGGCAAGGATGGCGCGGGGAAAGCGGATATCCCAGACAATTGCGTCGCGCCCCGCGGACCAATCGGGGGTAATCAGACCGGGGGCGATTTTATGCAGCATGATGCCCCAGACTGTGGGCAGTGGAACCGAAACCGCGCCGACGCTGACCGCAGCCGAGAGCGACAAAAACAGCGCCACAAAACCCAGCCCAAAGGTCAGCCGAAGCCGTGCCTTTTGCGGACTACTTGTTGTGATCTGTCTGTCGGCCTGATCCATTTAGCGTCAGTTGCCCCGGAACGCGGCGGCCAGCGTTTTGACCGCCAGAATGTTGCGCGGCCCGGGTGTGGCCTCGACATATTCCAGAACGACAAAGCGGTCGTTCTTGACGGCATCAAGGTCAGCAAAGGCAGGGTTGTTCATCATGAAATCGCGCTTTTGCGCCGCTGTAACCTCGCCGTAGTTTACGATCACGATGATCTCGGGGTTGGCGTCAACCACGGCTTCCCAGCCAACGGTGGTCCAGCTTTTGTCCAGATCATCCAAGATGTTCACGCCGCCCGCCGCCGCGATCAGCGCGTTTGGCATCGCGTAGCGGCCTGCGGTAAAGGGTGCGTCCTCGCCGCTGTCGTAGACAAAGACGCGGGGGGCGTCGGGCAGAGGGGGCAGTTCGGCAAGGAAGGTGGCGAGGTCGGCTTGGTAGCCTGCGATCAGGGACTCTGCGCGGTCTGATACGCCGAAGATCGCGCCAAGATTACGCAGATCGGTGTATAGGTCGTCCATGGAGGATGCGGTTTTGTCGCCTTCCTGCCCGACGTGAATGCAGCTTTCGGTTAATTCATAAACAGCGATTCCGAAGGGCGCGAGCGTTTCGGGGGTCACTTCGCCGCCCACGCGCATGCCGTAGTTCCAGCCTGCAAAGTAAAAATCCGCGTCCGCGCCGATCAGCACCTCTTTCGAAGGGTACTGTTCTGAAAGTTCGGGCAATTCCGCGACGCCTGCGCGCATGGTTTCGTCAAGTTTGTTCCAGCCCGAAACACCTGTGTAGCCTACCATGTGGTCGGTCAGGCCCAGTACCAGCATCATTTCGGTCAGATTGATGTCGTTGGACACTGCCGCCTGTGGAGGCGCTTCGAAAGTCACGGCACGGTCACAGCTTTGCACGGTGGTTTGGGCAAAGGCGCTGGCGGCCGCGACGCTAAGGATGGCGGTTGTGAGAGAGAGTTTCATGTGTGTGTTTCTTTAATTTGGCAGATGAAAGGACAGGTGGTTTGCGTCACTGGGGGCCAGCTTTTCGCGCCGCGCATGAACGCGGAACGTGTCGGACACAAGCGTTTCGGTCAGCAAAGCGTCAGGTGATCCAAAGCCACGAGGATGCCCGTTTTCGAGCACAAGGATATCGTCACAGATATCGGCCGCCATGTTCAGATCGTGCAGCGAGACGACGATGGTGAGGTCGAGCTGGCGGATCAGGGCGAGAACTTCCAACTGGTGGCGGATATCGAGGTGGTTTGTCGGCTCGTCCAGGATCAGGATTTGAGGTTGCTGCGCGAGGGCGCGCGCGACCATGACACGTTGGCGTTCACCCCCTGAAAGCGTGCCAAAATCGCGGTGTTCCAAGCCTTTCAGGTCAAGGAGCGTCACCACTTCGTCGATCACGGCGTGGTCTTGGGTGCCTGCACTGGCATAGCCTTGGCGATGTGGCGTGCGCCCAAGGGCGATGATTTCGCGCACGCTCAGGCCAAAGGCGGCGGCCTGTTCTTGCAGCACGGCGGCGACATGCCGGGCGGCCTGGCGGGCGGGCATGGCCCAGATGTCTTGGCCGTTGATTTCCACACTTCCGGTGCTTGGGGCCTGATAGCGATAGAGCAGTCGTAAAAGCGTTGATTTACCGGCACCATTGGGGCCGACTACGCCAAGCACGCGGCCTGCGGCGACCTCGAAACTGGTCGAATGCAGCACGGGGCCCATGCGCCGATGCGGACGCCAGCTTGCGTCGGTGACCTTCAGATGTGCGCCACTCATGAGACCAGCACCTTGCTGTCTTGCAGCGCGATGATCGCGGCAGGCACACGCGCAAGTGTGGATTTACGTAGTTTGCCGGGTCGATCCACCGAAGAACACCAGCCGTCGTGTAGGACGGCGTATTGTTTGGCGAATTCAACCAGATCGTCGATATCGTCTTCGGGTGTGATATCGCCGAACAAATAGGTCGCTTTTTGAGTGCCGTGGTAGGCCACCGTGCAGGGCCGGTCGCAGCCTGCCATGCATGCCACGCCGGAAATGGCAAAGTCTTCGGCAATGCTGTCGCCCGCTGCAGCAATCGCCTTGCGCAGTTTTTCAATCAATTCATATCCAGGGCGGCATTCCGTCCCTTTATGTCTACACGATGTGCAGACCGTGATGCGGTGTTGTGTTGTCCGGTCCATGCAGCCCTCCGCGCATAAGCGGGGGGACGAAAGGGCATGTTTGTGCGGCCAAAAAAGCCTTGTTCACCATCATGTTCTCCGCTCCGGACACCCCGCCCGGTTTGAGTTTCTCGCGGCACCTTGCGGCACCCTTTGATGGCAGGTCTCCTGACTTCGCGGGTCGCTGCTTGCCCGATCCCTTCCCGAGCACGCATGCTCAGTGGTGATCATCGGGGTCGCTCGCCGCTCACAGTTGCGGGGGCAGTCACGGATTCGGCGCGCGTTGGCTCTTCCTCACCGTATTCCCTTTTCATCCCAGACGCATTTTCGGCGGCCGGGAACCATCGGGGTAAGTGTTCGCGATTCCAGAGGGCGGGTCAAGGGCCGAGTTGACAGTCGGGGCTGTCACGTTGGGTGAGGATGACTGATTTCTGTCTAGCGGATAAAGTTGGCTTTCGTCGCAGTGATGCCAACGAGCACAAGGAACCCAGTCCCTCGTTGACAGCTTTGCGATCATAGAAGTCTTACGCCAAACTAGGGTGCTCATAGGCATCAGGGTACGCCATCGGTTTGAAGGGCCCTTTGGGTACGACCCCATTCCAGCTACGTCCGAAATAACCTTGGCGACAGTGCACCAGTGATCCAGCATCTGCGATGCCCGGCAAAGCATAGACGCGACATAACCAGCGCCAGACGTGCGGGTAATCAATGATGCGCGCACCATTCAATTTCATACGCACGTAGTAGACGGGGTCGTGGCGATAGAGTGTCGGGAAAAGACGCAAATCAGCCTCGGTAAAGTCTTGGCCTGTTAGAAATGGCCGCCCATCAGACAAGAGATTGTCAAGCCTTGCGAGTGTGTCGAAGTAGGCATCAAATGCCGCCGTATAAATAGCCTGATCAGATGAAAAACCGGCCTTATAAGCACCATTGTTGATTGTCGTGTAAATCAGATCGTTCAGGCCGTCGATCTCGGCCCGTTGCGTTGGCGCGTCAGGGTAGAGCCGTACGCGATCTGCCCTCGGTATTGAGCTGCCAAGCGCCTCGGCTGTGCGGTCAAGCATGCGGATAATTTCGGCACTTTCGTTGTTCACGATACGGCGTGCGATTTTGTCATAGAGGATCGGGACGGACTGTTCTGTCGATCCTTCCGCCTGGTAAATCTGTTTGGCCAAACGAAGGGCGTTTCCGGTACCGGTTTCCGCTGTGCATTCTGGCAAGGGTTTGCCGGTCAAGGTGGCAAGCCTGTCAGGCGCGAATTCCCACAGGTTCGGATCTGCTTGGTCATCCTTATCTGTGCGGTTGGGAAAGGCGACATCCATTGTGATGCTGTCCTGCAACCCCAGCACATTTCGCGCCAAGGTGACGCGATGGCACCACGGGCAGTTCAGCGCCACGAACAAATGAAAGCGTCCTGGCGCAGCTGGAAAATCTGCATCACCAATTGCATGGCGAAACCCGCTGACGCCGCGCACAAATTCGCCTCGCGCGCGGCGTTCTTTCGCGTCTGATTGGTCTTCTTGGGTTGATGGGTCTTTGCTCATGGCGTCACTTTCATCCTCTGAGCCGGTGATGCAAGATAATTGGCACCACCAGTTCTTCTTCGTCGCTCAGGTGCCGTTTGAGGAACCCTTCAATCGTTTCGCTGGTCGTGAGGACCTGTGCGGCCTCGTCGTAGGCTTGTACAGGATCCAGCGTCGCGAGCTTGATTGCGCGGTTCGCGGTGCGGGTGAAACCATCCAGCACTTTGTCCAGATCCACGTGATCCTGCTCCAGCACCTCTAGTCCCGCATCAAACCGCGGGTCTGCGGCCGACAGTTCAGGAAAATAACTGTGATCTTCCCAGCCGTGATGACCATGCAGGTTGCCCACCAGATTACCACCGTAGTAGGATAGACGTTGGGCGAAATCATCCAGCGCCATGTCCTTGTTCAGCAGTCCTTCGGTATCAAGACGGATGCGTTCGGCCACTCGGCGGAACATCTGATGTGCGCCGAGCCAATGCTTGGTCTTTTCCCGAAACCCAGGATGCACGTCCCATGTTTCACGGGGGTATTTTTTCAAAAGAAACCGCATCTCAACGGGCAATTCCTCTTGGCGCATAGTGTATGTATCGAGCATCGGCTTGCTCCTTTCCGAACGTATTTGGGGCGATATCCATTGCCCTACCAGAGCGCGAAACACGATAACGGTTATGCGTTTCGGGCAACGCTGGCGAAACGGACGCCACTTAGATCTGCCATTTCACGCTTCCATGTGGTGATGTCGCGCATCGCAAAGTCAGACAGGTTGTCATGGCCGCAGGCGCGGGCTAGCGCCGGAATTGTCGGGACCGAGATGTGGTCACGGAAGATCAGGGGGCCGCCCCGTTCCGCCACCGCGCCAATCAAGCATAATATAGTCTGCGCTGGCCTCGAGCGCGATGTCGATATCGTCTTGGATGTGGTTGGCCGACAGTTTGAACCCGATAGGAATGCCGCTAGAACGTTCGCGCACCTGATCCGCGATCCGTTTGAAATCGGCGTGCGTGGTCGTGGCGCTGCCGTGAATAACTTGTCGCATAATGCTTCCTTCCATTCCTGCGAAAGGATCGCACCATCAAACCGTGGGATCAAACACCTGGCAAGCCGCGAGAAATTAGATGCATGAGTTTTCACAATGCACACTTGGTGCATCGAAAAACCGAAACCAGTGAGATACCTACGCGATTTTTTGGGTTTGAAGGTTGCGGCAGCGAAGGTCGGCATCACGCCCTTTGCTGAGACCGGGCAATTCGCAGCATCTTTGAATAAGGGTCAGTAGCAGACCTGAACGTGCCTAGTGGACCGTCTGCATTTTTTGCCCCCATTGTAGATACGCAATCCAATGTCAGAATTGATCCTGAGGCTATCAAACATCCTCCAAAATCAGATCCGATGCCTTTTCCCCGATCATGATGGCGGGGGCGTTCGTGTTGCCAGAGACGATCTCTGGCATGATTGAACAATCAGCGACCCGCAGTCCGGCGATCCCATGGACCCGCAGGCGTTTGTCCACGACGGCCTCATGGCCTTCGCCCATCTTACAGGTCCCGGTTGGGTGATAGATGGATGCGGTATTGTTGCGCGCCCAATCCAATGTCGCCTCATAGTCGTCCATCGGCAAATCGGCGTGGGGCCGGTACTCTTGGCTGATTTTGGAGGTCAGAGGCGCGTGCCGCGCGATTTTACGCGCGATGTTGACGCCTGCGACAACCGTGCGGCAATCTGTCTCGGTCGATAGATAGTTCGGGATAATCTTGGGGTAGGTCTTTGGATCATTGCCCTGCAACCTGATCTCGCCTTTGCTTTCGGGGCGCAGCTGGCACACCGACATGGTGAATGCCGAGAATTTATCGGCCCCTTTGCCGGGGTTCTCGGCCGAGAGCGGTTGCACATGGAATTGTATATCAGGTGTTTCCACGTCTTCGCGCGTCTTGAGGAACCCGGTCGCAAGGCTGGCGGCCATTGTCATGGGACCGGCACGGAACATCAGGTATTTCAGCCCGATCTTGGCCTGTCCAAACAGTGATCCAACCTCATCATTCAGTGTGGGTTCGTTGCATTTGTAAACAAGCCGCGCCTGCAAGTGGTCTTGCATGTTCTTGCCCACACCCGGCAGATCATGCACCACGTCGATGCCGTTTTCGGCCAGTTGTGCCGCTTCGCCGATGCCCGAAAGCATCAGGATTTGCGGGGAATTGATCGCACCACCCGACAGCACGATTTCCTTGCGGGCTTTGATCGTTTGCAGTTTGCCGCCGCGGTCCGTGTAGGTCACGCCCGTGGCGCGCTTGCCCTCGATGATGACCTTTTCCACCTGCGCATGGGTTATGATTTGCAGGTTTTCACGCGATTTGACCGGATTGAGATAGGCCACCGCCGCGCTACAGCGCCGCCCGTTGCGCGAGGTGAGCTGAAAGAAGCCAACGCCCTCTTGATCGGCACCGTTGTAGTCGGGGTTGAATTTATATCC
This window harbors:
- a CDS encoding ABC transporter substrate-binding protein, which codes for MKLSLTTAILSVAAASAFAQTTVQSCDRAVTFEAPPQAAVSNDINLTEMMLVLGLTDHMVGYTGVSGWNKLDETMRAGVAELPELSEQYPSKEVLIGADADFYFAGWNYGMRVGGEVTPETLAPFGIAVYELTESCIHVGQEGDKTASSMDDLYTDLRNLGAIFGVSDRAESLIAGYQADLATFLAELPPLPDAPRVFVYDSGEDAPFTAGRYAMPNALIAAAGGVNILDDLDKSWTTVGWEAVVDANPEIIVIVNYGEVTAAQKRDFMMNNPAFADLDAVKNDRFVVLEYVEATPGPRNILAVKTLAAAFRGN
- a CDS encoding DUF1489 family protein, yielding MSKTVHILKLSVGTEDMADLAAWQATKRAQTEDALPRHITRMWPKRGDEILNGGSIFWVIKGVILCRQPILRLDEYIGADDIRRCAIVCKPGLIRVEATPKRAFQGWRYLPTADAPRDLPAGRQDEEALPPELSKALAAIGVR
- a CDS encoding FecCD family ABC transporter permease, with protein sequence MDQADRQITTSSPQKARLRLTFGLGFVALFLSLSAAVSVGAVSVPLPTVWGIMLHKIAPGLITPDWSAGRDAIVWDIRFPRAILACLVGAGLAIVGASLQAVTRNPLADPHLLGISAGGAFGAILALLHTGLFIGLLTVPFMAFLGALGATLIVLSVAQFAAATTADRLVLAGVAVSFIVMSGANVLIFLGDPRAVHTVVFWMLGGLGLAQWSQLIYPLIILLLCGAYLWANAGNLNAMTVGDETAATLGIPVGRFRLTVFVVGAMITGVMVAFSGIIGFVGLMIPHIVRLIVGGDYTRVLPVSALCGAIFLLWADIFARTVMAPDDIPIGIVTGLIGGVFFVWLLRRNPV
- a CDS encoding hemerythrin domain-containing protein, coding for MLDTYTMRQEELPVEMRFLLKKYPRETWDVHPGFREKTKHWLGAHQMFRRVAERIRLDTEGLLNKDMALDDFAQRLSYYGGNLVGNLHGHHGWEDHSYFPELSAADPRFDAGLEVLEQDHVDLDKVLDGFTRTANRAIKLATLDPVQAYDEAAQVLTTSETIEGFLKRHLSDEEELVVPIILHHRLRG
- a CDS encoding glutamate synthase-related protein, coding for MRQVIHGSATTTHADFKRIADQVRERSSGIPIGFKLSANHIQDDIDIALEASADYIMLDWRGGGTGRPPDLP
- a CDS encoding ABC transporter ATP-binding protein; amino-acid sequence: MSGAHLKVTDASWRPHRRMGPVLHSTSFEVAAGRVLGVVGPNGAGKSTLLRLLYRYQAPSTGSVEINGQDIWAMPARQAARHVAAVLQEQAAAFGLSVREIIALGRTPHRQGYASAGTQDHAVIDEVVTLLDLKGLEHRDFGTLSGGERQRVMVARALAQQPQILILDEPTNHLDIRHQLEVLALIRQLDLTIVVSLHDLNMAADICDDILVLENGHPRGFGSPDALLTETLVSDTFRVHARREKLAPSDANHLSFHLPN
- a CDS encoding DUF1636 domain-containing protein; the protein is MDRTTQHRITVCTSCRHKGTECRPGYELIEKLRKAIAAAGDSIAEDFAISGVACMAGCDRPCTVAYHGTQKATYLFGDITPEDDIDDLVEFAKQYAVLHDGWCSSVDRPGKLRKSTLARVPAAIIALQDSKVLVS
- a CDS encoding glutathione S-transferase C-terminal domain-containing protein codes for the protein MSKDPSTQEDQSDAKERRARGEFVRGVSGFRHAIGDADFPAAPGRFHLFVALNCPWCHRVTLARNVLGLQDSITMDVAFPNRTDKDDQADPNLWEFAPDRLATLTGKPLPECTAETGTGNALRLAKQIYQAEGSTEQSVPILYDKIARRIVNNESAEIIRMLDRTAEALGSSIPRADRVRLYPDAPTQRAEIDGLNDLIYTTINNGAYKAGFSSDQAIYTAAFDAYFDTLARLDNLLSDGRPFLTGQDFTEADLRLFPTLYRHDPVYYVRMKLNGARIIDYPHVWRWLCRVYALPGIADAGSLVHCRQGYFGRSWNGVVPKGPFKPMAYPDAYEHPSLA
- a CDS encoding GMC family oxidoreductase, giving the protein MENEAVEADFIVVGAGSAGCVLANRLSANPAHKVILLEAGGRDLNPWIHIPVGYFKTIHNPKVDWCYKTEPDPGLNGRSIEWPRGKVLGGSSSLNGLLYVRGQPQDYDRWRQMGNTGWSWDDVLPLFKRAEKNERGADEYHGDQGPLSVSNMRIQRPITDAWVAAAQAAGYKFNPDYNGADQEGVGFFQLTSRNGRRCSAAVAYLNPVKSRENLQIITHAQVEKVIIEGKRATGVTYTDRGGKLQTIKARKEIVLSGGAINSPQILMLSGIGEAAQLAENGIDVVHDLPGVGKNMQDHLQARLVYKCNEPTLNDEVGSLFGQAKIGLKYLMFRAGPMTMAASLATGFLKTREDVETPDIQFHVQPLSAENPGKGADKFSAFTMSVCQLRPESKGEIRLQGNDPKTYPKIIPNYLSTETDCRTVVAGVNIARKIARHAPLTSKISQEYRPHADLPMDDYEATLDWARNNTASIYHPTGTCKMGEGHEAVVDKRLRVHGIAGLRVADCSIMPEIVSGNTNAPAIMIGEKASDLILEDV
- a CDS encoding adenosylcobalamin-dependent ribonucleoside-diphosphate reductase — its product is MTAFTTPIAEQIWDMKYRFKDAGGHPIDETVEDTWRRIASALAVVEDDPKAWESKFFDALADFKYLPAGRITAGAGTARSVTLFNCFVMGTVPDSMGGIFDMLKEAALTMQQGGGIGYDFSTIRPKGASVMGVAADASGPLSFMDVWDAMCRTIMSAGSRRGAMMATMRCDHPDVEDFITAKSDPARLRMFNMSVLITDPFMDAVKADKPWDLVFGGQVYRSVQARDLWDAIMRSTYDYAEPGVIFIDRINQMNNLSYCETIAATNPCGEQPLPPYGACLLGSINMARLVSDPFADGAVLDEDALIDLVATAVRMMDNVVDASRFPLEAQQAEAKAKRRIGLGVTGLADALLMVGLRYGSEEAAAQTDKWMHQIARAAYLASVDLAKEKGAFPLFDADKFLASGAMQHMDEDVREAIRQNGIRNALLTSIAPTGTISLYAGNVSSGIEPVFAYAYTRKVLQKDGSRTEEEVVDYAVQMWRELKGDAPLPDYFVNAQTLAPLDHVRMQAAAQKWIDSSISKTINCPEDISFDDFKEVYMAAWDQGCKGCTTYRPNDVTGSVLSVSDDATPAEVPAQIHTEDGGAEVVYMSEPLDRPQELEGATYKLKWPDSEHAIYITVNDLVIAGHRRPFEVFINSKNMEHFAWTVALTRMISAVFRRGGDVSFVVEELKAVFDPRGGAWMQGKYVPSILAAIGGVIEKHMVATGFLAGEGMGLKADPQADVVAINGGPRGKACSSCGSYDLRMVEGCMTCGSCGYSKCG